From a single Hypomesus transpacificus isolate Combined female chromosome 14, fHypTra1, whole genome shotgun sequence genomic region:
- the dnm1l gene encoding dynamin-1-like protein isoform X1: protein MEALIPVINKLQDVFNTVGADIIQLPQIAVVGTQSSGKSSVLESLVGRDLLPRGTGIVTRRPLILQLVHVDPEDRRKSNEENGIDGEEWGKFLHTKNKIYTDFDEIRQEIVTETERVSGSNKGISDEPIHLKIFSPHVVNLTLVDLPGITKVPVGDQPKDIELQIRELILKHISNPNSIILAVTAANTDMATSEALKVARDVDPDGRRTLAVVTKLDLMDAGTDAMDVLMGRVIPVKLGLIGVVSRSQLDINNKKQVSDAIRDEYAFLQKKYPSLANRNGTKYLARTLNRLLMHHIRDCLPELKTRINVLAAQYQSLLSSYGEPVDDKSSTLLQLITKFAAEYCHTIEGTAKYIETAELCGGARICYIFHETFGRTLESVDPLGGLTTIDVLTAIRNATGPRPALFVPEVSFELLVKRQVKRLEEPSLRCVELVHEEMQRIIQHCSNYSTQELLRFPKLHDAIVEVVTSLLRKRLPVTNEMVHNLVAIELAYINTKHPDFADACGLMNNNIEEQRRNRMRELPSSVPRDKGAGGVQGDQGDGGTGNWRGMLKKGEDGMSDRSQSQSSLQGSPLRGHAVNLLDVPVPVSRKLSAREQRDCEVIERLIKSYFLIVRKNIQDSVPKAVMHFLVNHVKDSLQSELVGQLYKAGLLDDLLTESEDMAQRRSEAADMLKALQKASQVIAEIRETHLW, encoded by the exons AGCAGTGGCAAGAGTTCGGTGTTAGAGAGCCTAGTTGGCAGAGATCTATTGCCTCGTGGCACAGGCATCGTCACCAGGCGGCCCTTAATCCTCCAGCTGGTTCACGTAGACCCAGAGGATCGGCGGAAGAGCAACGAGGAAAACG GCATTGATGGAGAGGAATGGGGGAAGTTTTTACATACGAAAAACAAG atctacacagacTTTGATGAAATCAGGCAAGAGATTGTGACTGAAACGGAAAGAGTATCTGGCAGTAACAAG GGAATCAGCGATGAGCCCATTCACCTGAAAATCTTTTCACCTCACGTTGTCAACCTCACATTGGTGGATCTGCCAGGCATCACAAAG GTACCAGTGGGAGACCAGCCCAAAGACATCGAGCTGCAGATCAGAGAGCTGATCCTGAAGCACATCTCCAACCCCAACTCCATCATCCTGGCTGTGACCGCAGCCAACACAGACATGGCTACCTCTGAGGCGCTCAAAGTGGCACGAGATGTCGACCCAGACG gcagaaGGACGTTGGCTGTGGTAACCAAGCTGGACCTCATGGATGCTGGCACTGATGCTATGGACGTACTGATGGGCAGGGTCATCCCTGTCAAACTGGGCCTTATTGGAGTAGTGAGCAG GAGCCAGCTAGATATCAACAATAAGAAACAAGTATCAGACGCCATTCGTGATGAATATGCCTTCCTACAGAAGAAGTACCCCTCACTCGCCAACAGAAACGGAACCAAATACCTAGCCAGAACACTGAACAG gCTGCTGATGCACCACATCAGAGACTGCCTTCCCGAGCTGAAGACGCGTATCAACGTGCTGGCTGCCCAGTACCAGTCCCTCCTCAGCAGCTACGGTGAGCCCGTAGACGACAAAAGCTCAACGCTGCTTCAGCTCATTACTAAGTTCGCCGCCGAGTACTGCCACACCATAGAGGGGACGGCCAAGTACATTGAGACAGCTGAACT TTGTGGTGGAGCACGAATCTGTTATATATTCCATGAGACATTTGGTCGCACACTGGAGTCTGTGGATCCACTGGGGGGTCTGACGACTATAGATGTCCTCACAGCTATCAGAAATGCCACG ggcccGAGGCCTGCCCTGTTTGTGCCTGAGGTGTCATTTGAGCTGCTGGTGAAGAGGCAGGTGAAGCGCCTGGAGGAGCCCAGCCTGCGCTGTGTGGAGCTGGTCCACGAGGAGATGCAGAGAATCATCCAGCACTGCAGCAACTacagcacacag gagctgTTGAGGTTTCCCAAGCTCCACGACGCCATTGTAGAAGTGgtcacctccctcctcaggAAAAGACTACCTGTCACCAATGAGATG GTCCACAACCTGGTTGCCATTGAGCTGGCCTACATCAATACCAAGCACCCTGACTTTGCTGATGCCTGTGGCCTCATGAACAACAACATAGAG GAGCAGAGACGCAACAGGATGAGAGAGCTGCCCTCCTCCGTCCCCAGAGATAAG GGCGCAGGGGGGgtgcagggagaccagggagatgGCGGGACTGGCAACTGGAGAGGCATGCTGAAGAAGGGAGAGGATGGCATGTCTGACCGAAGCCAGTCTCAGTCTTCCCTGCAAGGCAGTCCTCTGAGGGGCCACGCTGTCAACCTGCTAGATGTG CCTGTCCCAGTGTCTAGGAAGCTGTCAGCCCGAGAGCAACGGGACTGTGAGGTCATAGAGAGGCTCATCAAGTCATACTTCCTCATCGTACGGAAAAACATCCAAGACAG TGTACCTAAGGCAGTGATGCACTTCTTGGTGAACCACGTGAAGGACAGCCTGCAGAGTGAGCTGGTGGGTCAGCTGTACAAGGCAGGCCTTCTGGATGACCTTCTCACAGAGTCCGAGGACATGGCCCAGCGCCGCAGCGAGGCAGCAGACATGCTCAAG GCATTGCAAAAAGCCAGCCAGGTGATCGCAGAGATCAGAGAAACTCACCTGTGGTGA
- the dnm1l gene encoding dynamin-1-like protein isoform X2, protein MEALIPVINKLQDVFNTVGADIIQLPQIAVVGTQSSGKSSVLESLVGRDLLPRGTGIVTRRPLILQLVHVDPEDRRKSNEENGIDGEEWGKFLHTKNKIYTDFDEIRQEIVTETERVSGSNKGISDEPIHLKIFSPHVVNLTLVDLPGITKVPVGDQPKDIELQIRELILKHISNPNSIILAVTAANTDMATSEALKVARDVDPDGRRTLAVVTKLDLMDAGTDAMDVLMGRVIPVKLGLIGVVSRSQLDINNKKQVSDAIRDEYAFLQKKYPSLANRNGTKYLARTLNRLLMHHIRDCLPELKTRINVLAAQYQSLLSSYGEPVDDKSSTLLQLITKFAAEYCHTIEGTAKYIETAELCGGARICYIFHETFGRTLESVDPLGGLTTIDVLTAIRNATGPRPALFVPEVSFELLVKRQVKRLEEPSLRCVELVHEEMQRIIQHCSNYSTQELLRFPKLHDAIVEVVTSLLRKRLPVTNEMVHNLVAIELAYINTKHPDFADACGLMNNNIEEQRRNRMRELPSSVPRDKSLKGPGGQTLSPTELVTNEGEGPKGAGGVQGDQGDGGTGNWRGMLKKGEDGMSDRSQSQSSLQGSPLRGHAVNLLDVPVPVSRKLSAREQRDCEVIERLIKSYFLIVRKNIQDSVPKAVMHFLVNHVKDSLQSELVGQLYKAGLLDDLLTESEDMAQRRSEAADMLKALQKASQVIAEIRETHLW, encoded by the exons AGCAGTGGCAAGAGTTCGGTGTTAGAGAGCCTAGTTGGCAGAGATCTATTGCCTCGTGGCACAGGCATCGTCACCAGGCGGCCCTTAATCCTCCAGCTGGTTCACGTAGACCCAGAGGATCGGCGGAAGAGCAACGAGGAAAACG GCATTGATGGAGAGGAATGGGGGAAGTTTTTACATACGAAAAACAAG atctacacagacTTTGATGAAATCAGGCAAGAGATTGTGACTGAAACGGAAAGAGTATCTGGCAGTAACAAG GGAATCAGCGATGAGCCCATTCACCTGAAAATCTTTTCACCTCACGTTGTCAACCTCACATTGGTGGATCTGCCAGGCATCACAAAG GTACCAGTGGGAGACCAGCCCAAAGACATCGAGCTGCAGATCAGAGAGCTGATCCTGAAGCACATCTCCAACCCCAACTCCATCATCCTGGCTGTGACCGCAGCCAACACAGACATGGCTACCTCTGAGGCGCTCAAAGTGGCACGAGATGTCGACCCAGACG gcagaaGGACGTTGGCTGTGGTAACCAAGCTGGACCTCATGGATGCTGGCACTGATGCTATGGACGTACTGATGGGCAGGGTCATCCCTGTCAAACTGGGCCTTATTGGAGTAGTGAGCAG GAGCCAGCTAGATATCAACAATAAGAAACAAGTATCAGACGCCATTCGTGATGAATATGCCTTCCTACAGAAGAAGTACCCCTCACTCGCCAACAGAAACGGAACCAAATACCTAGCCAGAACACTGAACAG gCTGCTGATGCACCACATCAGAGACTGCCTTCCCGAGCTGAAGACGCGTATCAACGTGCTGGCTGCCCAGTACCAGTCCCTCCTCAGCAGCTACGGTGAGCCCGTAGACGACAAAAGCTCAACGCTGCTTCAGCTCATTACTAAGTTCGCCGCCGAGTACTGCCACACCATAGAGGGGACGGCCAAGTACATTGAGACAGCTGAACT TTGTGGTGGAGCACGAATCTGTTATATATTCCATGAGACATTTGGTCGCACACTGGAGTCTGTGGATCCACTGGGGGGTCTGACGACTATAGATGTCCTCACAGCTATCAGAAATGCCACG ggcccGAGGCCTGCCCTGTTTGTGCCTGAGGTGTCATTTGAGCTGCTGGTGAAGAGGCAGGTGAAGCGCCTGGAGGAGCCCAGCCTGCGCTGTGTGGAGCTGGTCCACGAGGAGATGCAGAGAATCATCCAGCACTGCAGCAACTacagcacacag gagctgTTGAGGTTTCCCAAGCTCCACGACGCCATTGTAGAAGTGgtcacctccctcctcaggAAAAGACTACCTGTCACCAATGAGATG GTCCACAACCTGGTTGCCATTGAGCTGGCCTACATCAATACCAAGCACCCTGACTTTGCTGATGCCTGTGGCCTCATGAACAACAACATAGAG GAGCAGAGACGCAACAGGATGAGAGAGCTGCCCTCCTCCGTCCCCAGAGATAAG TCCCTTAAAGGCCCAGGTGGGCAGACTCTCTCCCCCACTGAGCTTGTCACCAATGAGGGCGAGGGACCCAAG GGCGCAGGGGGGgtgcagggagaccagggagatgGCGGGACTGGCAACTGGAGAGGCATGCTGAAGAAGGGAGAGGATGGCATGTCTGACCGAAGCCAGTCTCAGTCTTCCCTGCAAGGCAGTCCTCTGAGGGGCCACGCTGTCAACCTGCTAGATGTG CCTGTCCCAGTGTCTAGGAAGCTGTCAGCCCGAGAGCAACGGGACTGTGAGGTCATAGAGAGGCTCATCAAGTCATACTTCCTCATCGTACGGAAAAACATCCAAGACAG TGTACCTAAGGCAGTGATGCACTTCTTGGTGAACCACGTGAAGGACAGCCTGCAGAGTGAGCTGGTGGGTCAGCTGTACAAGGCAGGCCTTCTGGATGACCTTCTCACAGAGTCCGAGGACATGGCCCAGCGCCGCAGCGAGGCAGCAGACATGCTCAAG GCATTGCAAAAAGCCAGCCAGGTGATCGCAGAGATCAGAGAAACTCACCTGTGGTGA
- the tnnt2d gene encoding troponin T2d, cardiac isoform X1, producing the protein MSDTEETVEEVQEEEAQEEVTDESKPKPKFVPNIQPPKIPDGDKVDFDDIHRKRQEKDLSELQCLIEAHFLQRKKEEEELIALVNRIEKRRAERADQQRVRAEREKERQARLAEEKERKEQEEHRKKHDDDAKKKKALTNMTHQYGGIQQKSENRKGAKKQTEREKKKKLLAERRKPLNIDHLNEDKLKEKASEMWQWMMELEAEKFDLSEKLKRQKYDITMLQTRVSDQQQKTAKGRGKGKMGGRLR; encoded by the exons ATGTCAGACACAGAGGAAACGGTGGAAGAGGTTCA ggaggaagaaG CCCAGGAGGAGGTTACAG ATGAGTCCAAGCCTAAACCAAA GTTTGTGCCAAACATCCAGCCACCAAAAATCCCAGATGGTGATAAAGTGGACTTCGAT GACATACACAGGAAGCGGCAGGAGAAGGACCTGTCTGAACTGCAGTGTCTGATCGAGGCCCACTTCCTtcagaggaagaaggaagaagaagagcTCATTGCCCTCGTCAACAGAATC GAGAAACGTCGTGCAGAGAGAGCTGATCAGCAGAGGGTccgtgcagagagagagaaggagaggcaggccAGGCTCGCA gaagagaaagagaggaaggagcaaGAGGAACATCGCAAGAAACATGATGACGAtgccaagaagaagaaggctcTTACTAACATGACTCACCAGTATGGAGGCATTCAACAGAAG AGTGAGAACCGGAAGGGAGCCAAGAAACAGACAGAgcgggagaagaagaagaagctctTGGCTGAACGCAGGAAGCCTCTCAACATCGATCATCTCAACGAGGACAAACTGAA GGAGAAGGCTAGTGAGATGTGGCAGTGGATGATGGAGCTGGAAGCTGAGAAGTTTGACCTTAGCGAGAAACTCAAAAGACAGAAGTATGAT ATTACTATGCTTCAGACCAGAGTCAGTGATCAACAGCAGAAGAC TGCCAAGGGTCGCGGCAAGGGCAAGATGGGAGGGCGGCTGAGGTAA
- the tnnt2d gene encoding troponin T2d, cardiac isoform X2 has protein sequence MSDTEETVEEVQEEEAQEEVTDESKPKPKFVPNIQPPKIPDGDKVDFDDIHRKRQEKDLSELQCLIEAHFLQRKKEEEELIALVNRIEKRRAERADQQRVRAEREKERQARLAEEKERKEQEEHRKKHDDDAKKKKALTNMTHQYGGIQQKSENRKGAKKQTEREKKKKLLAERRKPLNIDHLNEDKLKEKASEMWQWMMELEAEKFDLSEKLKRQKYDINQLLARVQDHQSAKGRGKGKMGGRLR, from the exons ATGTCAGACACAGAGGAAACGGTGGAAGAGGTTCA ggaggaagaaG CCCAGGAGGAGGTTACAG ATGAGTCCAAGCCTAAACCAAA GTTTGTGCCAAACATCCAGCCACCAAAAATCCCAGATGGTGATAAAGTGGACTTCGAT GACATACACAGGAAGCGGCAGGAGAAGGACCTGTCTGAACTGCAGTGTCTGATCGAGGCCCACTTCCTtcagaggaagaaggaagaagaagagcTCATTGCCCTCGTCAACAGAATC GAGAAACGTCGTGCAGAGAGAGCTGATCAGCAGAGGGTccgtgcagagagagagaaggagaggcaggccAGGCTCGCA gaagagaaagagaggaaggagcaaGAGGAACATCGCAAGAAACATGATGACGAtgccaagaagaagaaggctcTTACTAACATGACTCACCAGTATGGAGGCATTCAACAGAAG AGTGAGAACCGGAAGGGAGCCAAGAAACAGACAGAgcgggagaagaagaagaagctctTGGCTGAACGCAGGAAGCCTCTCAACATCGATCATCTCAACGAGGACAAACTGAA GGAGAAGGCTAGTGAGATGTGGCAGTGGATGATGGAGCTGGAAGCTGAGAAGTTTGACCTTAGCGAGAAACTCAAAAGACAGAAGTATGAT ATTAACCAGCTTCTCGCTCGTGTCCAGGACCACCAGAG TGCCAAGGGTCGCGGCAAGGGCAAGATGGGAGGGCGGCTGAGGTAA